The Pseudomonadota bacterium genome window below encodes:
- the hflX gene encoding GTPase HflX produces MHDVDSDDKTRSAVLAAVQLPGVGESELAESLIELGRLAKTLGLAVRGAPVTQRRDALDPGAVLGKGKREELARLAEESGADFILVDHELTPSQARNLSKECGETDVMDRTAVILEIFRRHAHSRAAKAQVEMVRLKYLAPRLREQGKGKGDRERGGIGGKGAGESAIELDRRKIRDRIAELAEELAAIEVERRTRRARRRELSRAALVGYTNAGKSTLMRALTGSEVLVADKLFATLDTTVRALEPPAKPRILVSDTVGFIEKLPHDLVESFKSTLDEALEASLLVHVVDASDPNFERQLRVTEEVLAEIGAGDVPRLLVLNKIDRLEDEPGAVAAVAARWPGALCLSAKRPDDVARLRERLIDLFAADMIECEIRVPYSRQARRAEIFAACQVLEERYEDDDVVFRVRAPRGFSPRTLNS; encoded by the coding sequence ATGCACGATGTCGACTCCGACGACAAGACGAGAAGCGCCGTCCTCGCGGCCGTGCAGCTCCCCGGCGTGGGAGAGAGCGAGCTCGCCGAGTCGCTGATCGAGCTCGGCCGCCTCGCCAAGACGCTCGGCCTCGCGGTCAGGGGCGCACCTGTCACGCAGCGGCGCGACGCGCTCGACCCGGGCGCCGTCCTGGGCAAAGGCAAGCGAGAGGAGCTCGCCCGGCTCGCCGAGGAGAGCGGCGCGGACTTCATTCTCGTCGATCACGAGCTCACGCCGTCGCAGGCGCGCAACCTCTCGAAGGAGTGCGGCGAGACGGACGTCATGGATCGCACCGCCGTCATCCTGGAGATCTTCCGCCGCCACGCGCACTCCCGCGCCGCGAAGGCCCAGGTCGAGATGGTGCGCCTCAAGTACCTCGCGCCGCGGCTGCGCGAGCAGGGAAAGGGCAAGGGCGATCGCGAACGCGGCGGCATCGGCGGCAAGGGCGCGGGGGAGTCGGCCATCGAGCTCGACAGGCGCAAGATCCGCGACCGCATCGCCGAGCTCGCCGAGGAGCTCGCCGCGATCGAGGTCGAGCGCCGCACCCGGCGCGCCCGCAGGCGGGAGCTCTCCCGCGCCGCGCTCGTCGGCTACACCAACGCGGGCAAGTCGACCCTCATGCGCGCGCTCACCGGCAGCGAAGTGCTGGTGGCGGACAAGCTGTTCGCCACGCTCGACACCACCGTGCGCGCGCTCGAGCCGCCCGCGAAGCCGCGCATCCTCGTCTCCGACACCGTCGGCTTCATCGAGAAGCTCCCCCACGACCTAGTGGAGTCGTTCAAGAGCACGCTCGACGAGGCGCTCGAGGCGTCGCTCCTCGTCCACGTCGTCGACGCCTCCGACCCCAACTTCGAGAGGCAGCTCCGCGTCACCGAGGAGGTGCTGGCCGAGATCGGCGCCGGGGACGTGCCGCGCCTGCTCGTGCTGAACAAGATCGATCGCCTCGAGGACGAGCCCGGCGCCGTCGCCGCCGTCGCCGCCCGCTGGCCTGGTGCGCTGTGCCTCTCCGCCAAGCGCCCCGACGACGTCGCCCGCCTGCGCGAGAGGCTTATCGATCTGTTCGCCGCCGACATGATCGAGTGCGAGATCCGCGTCCCGTACAGCCGGCAGGCGCGACGCGCCGAGATCTTCGCCGCGTGCCAGGTCCTCGAGGAGCGCTACGAGGACGACGACGTGGTCTTCCGGGTCAGGGCCCCGCGCGGGTTCTCGCCTAGGACACTGAACAGCTAA